The Spirochaeta isovalerica genome includes a window with the following:
- a CDS encoding ArsR/SmtB family transcription factor, which translates to MPSDNIISVQAGPGLELNPVLNTLNSMIVLSNKKHCPHCQNHLNLTDEESETARLVFEGLYHAVIPQHTFSSFPAYLDYLKGCDPLELRDNILTFYKQRHDWKTGSLKEQTSEEISRKVLVSPDGFISFLQESFDPDHIDQEIERQAFEYLKHPDKMRKVIISFLSGLWNRTFQQRWEEVKDDLTDFIGKTELSYLKNMSPLKAIYNMTGSEIHEEKIAFALEKGYRLIFIPNKDVGEIYSKMLSQGVLYIFFNPENYEKRRLNAQLNNIDELARKLGAIADPNRLNILKYIASKNEACSQDIIRDMGFSQSAVSRHLKTLSDSGILMERRQVSAKFYRLNGEYVHNILHSLTGFLGI; encoded by the coding sequence TTGCCTTCAGATAATATCATTTCAGTACAAGCGGGACCGGGACTGGAGCTGAACCCGGTTTTGAACACACTAAACAGCATGATCGTCCTTTCCAATAAAAAACACTGTCCCCACTGTCAGAATCATCTGAATCTGACGGATGAGGAGTCCGAAACAGCCAGACTGGTTTTTGAAGGCCTCTATCATGCCGTCATTCCCCAGCACACATTCAGCAGTTTTCCCGCATATCTGGATTACCTGAAAGGATGCGATCCTCTTGAGCTCCGTGATAATATCCTGACCTTCTACAAACAGAGACACGACTGGAAAACAGGATCTCTGAAGGAACAGACTTCTGAAGAAATCAGCAGAAAAGTACTCGTTTCCCCCGACGGATTTATAAGTTTTCTTCAGGAAAGCTTCGATCCCGACCATATTGATCAGGAAATCGAAAGGCAAGCATTCGAATATCTTAAGCATCCGGATAAGATGCGGAAAGTCATCATCAGTTTTCTTTCCGGCTTATGGAACAGAACATTCCAACAGCGGTGGGAGGAAGTCAAAGACGACCTTACGGATTTCATCGGTAAAACAGAATTATCCTATCTTAAAAACATGTCTCCTCTGAAAGCCATATACAATATGACCGGATCGGAAATCCATGAAGAGAAGATAGCTTTTGCCCTGGAAAAAGGATACAGGCTCATATTCATCCCCAATAAAGATGTTGGTGAAATATACTCCAAAATGCTCTCTCAGGGTGTTTTATACATATTCTTCAACCCCGAAAATTATGAGAAGAGACGACTGAACGCTCAGTTGAATAATATTGATGAACTGGCGAGAAAACTGGGGGCTATAGCTGACCCCAACAGACTCAATATTCTCAAATACATAGCCTCGAAAAATGAAGCCTGCTCACAGGATATCATAAGGGATATGGGTTTCAGCCAATCCGCCGTGTCCCGCCACCTGAAAACCCTGTCAGATTCGGGCATTCTGATGGAACGGAGACAGGTCAGTGCGAAATTCTACAGGCTGAACGGCGAATACGTGCACAATATTCTTCATTCGCTCACGGGGTTTCTGGGAATCTGA
- a CDS encoding metal-sulfur cluster assembly factor — MENKFDRQYILDILRPIMDPDLGMSIVDLGLIVEVIIAGANVTVDMTLTTPDCPYGPVLFNMVESTLRRDPLIDKFSLNLVWTEPRTLDDLSDMDRLNMGLDI, encoded by the coding sequence ATGGAAAATAAATTTGACAGACAATATATTCTGGATATTCTCAGGCCCATAATGGATCCCGATCTGGGAATGAGTATCGTCGACCTGGGGCTGATCGTAGAGGTCATTATCGCAGGAGCGAATGTCACGGTGGATATGACTTTGACAACGCCCGACTGCCCCTACGGCCCCGTATTATTCAATATGGTGGAAAGCACCTTGCGGCGCGATCCCCTTATTGATAAATTTTCTCTCAATCTCGTCTGGACAGAACCCAGGACCCTCGATGACCTGAGCGATATGGACAGGCTTAACATGGGGCTGGATATTTAA
- the sufU gene encoding Fe-S cluster assembly sulfur transfer protein SufU, which translates to MKDQELYQEMILDHYRNPRNCCSMENPTHCAEGDNPLCGDHLEVFVKVDGKIIQEINFQGSGCAVSQASASMMTENLKGKTIEEALKVFDKVHVMLTGYHPDEESEDKALGKLEALSGVAQFPMRIKCASLAWHTLKSALKEEEEPATTE; encoded by the coding sequence ATGAAAGATCAGGAATTGTATCAGGAAATGATACTGGACCATTACAGGAATCCCCGGAACTGCTGCTCCATGGAGAATCCCACCCATTGCGCTGAAGGTGATAATCCCCTGTGCGGCGATCATCTGGAAGTTTTCGTGAAAGTGGACGGGAAAATCATTCAGGAAATCAATTTCCAGGGGTCGGGCTGTGCCGTGTCACAGGCATCGGCATCGATGATGACCGAAAACCTGAAGGGAAAGACCATTGAAGAGGCGCTGAAGGTTTTCGACAAGGTCCATGTTATGCTGACCGGTTATCACCCCGATGAGGAATCGGAAGACAAAGCTCTGGGCAAACTGGAAGCCCTGTCGGGTGTGGCGCAATTCCCTATGCGGATAAAGTGCGCGTCCCTTGCATGGCACACACTGAAATCCGCCCTGAAAGAGGAAGAAGAGCCGGCCACTACGGAGTAA
- a CDS encoding aminotransferase class V-fold PLP-dependent enzyme: MNREDFPLLWEGVYLDSGATSQKPLQVIERIDRYYRNENANVHRGVYELSAKATVLYEEARERVARFIGAVRDEIIFTRGTTESINMTAFSFAEPLMQPGDEILISHMEHHANIVPWQLLCERTGAVLKVIPIDRNGNLDRPALSALLTGRTRLLALTHISNVLGTVNPVKEIIAEAHEKGIPVLIDGAQAVGRTKVDVNDLDADFYAFSGHKMYGPTGIGILYGKKKHLEKMRPYQSGGDMILRVTFEKTTWNEIPHKFEAGTPNIAGTIGLAEAVRYLERIGMDEVEAAEDEVMSYALEKLGRIEGLEIIGSPDRRSGAITFTLGDAHPHDIAHELARKNIAVRAGHHCAQPLMNFYKVPAATRMSLGLYNGKEDIDKLADALPEIREKFKL; this comes from the coding sequence ATGAATAGAGAGGATTTCCCCCTGCTTTGGGAAGGCGTTTATCTGGACAGCGGAGCGACATCTCAGAAACCTCTACAGGTTATAGAAAGAATCGACCGCTACTACCGGAATGAAAACGCCAACGTTCACAGAGGCGTATACGAGCTCAGCGCGAAAGCAACAGTACTCTATGAAGAGGCCCGAGAGAGGGTTGCCCGTTTCATAGGCGCCGTGAGAGATGAAATAATCTTTACCAGGGGAACGACGGAATCCATTAACATGACGGCTTTTTCTTTTGCCGAACCGCTTATGCAACCGGGAGATGAAATTCTCATATCCCATATGGAACATCATGCCAATATCGTCCCCTGGCAGTTGCTCTGCGAGAGAACCGGAGCTGTACTGAAGGTGATACCCATAGACAGGAATGGCAATCTGGACCGTCCTGCCTTGAGCGCATTGCTGACCGGCAGGACCAGGTTACTGGCTCTGACCCACATATCCAATGTTCTGGGAACGGTTAATCCTGTGAAGGAGATTATTGCCGAAGCGCACGAGAAGGGAATACCCGTGCTGATCGATGGAGCCCAGGCCGTAGGCCGGACTAAAGTGGATGTGAACGATCTTGATGCGGACTTCTACGCCTTCTCAGGCCACAAGATGTACGGACCTACGGGCATCGGCATCCTTTACGGAAAAAAGAAACATCTGGAGAAGATGCGCCCCTATCAGAGCGGTGGTGATATGATACTGCGGGTTACCTTTGAAAAAACGACCTGGAATGAAATCCCCCATAAATTTGAAGCGGGAACCCCCAATATCGCCGGAACAATCGGACTGGCCGAAGCCGTTCGCTACCTGGAGCGAATAGGTATGGACGAAGTGGAAGCCGCCGAGGACGAAGTCATGTCATACGCCCTGGAAAAGCTGGGAAGGATTGAGGGATTGGAAATTATCGGGTCGCCGGACAGGAGATCGGGAGCTATTACTTTTACTCTGGGAGACGCCCATCCCCACGATATCGCTCATGAACTGGCCAGAAAGAACATCGCTGTCCGGGCGGGACATCATTGCGCCCAGCCTCTGATGAACTTCTATAAGGTGCCGGCGGCGACAAGAATGTCTCTGGGGCTCTACAACGGGAAAGAGGACATTGACAAACTGGCCGACGCATTACCGGAAATCAGGGAGAAATTCAAATTATGA
- the sufD gene encoding Fe-S cluster assembly protein SufD — protein sequence MPVDVLDYKKTRADRLERSGLPDTKTERWRKFDISAITEADFAEAPLKTGEPSPRTVSQWENLTDKIEILNGSLNLPEKEKQALASRFSFVENRDQIGKAGDERGAFFYDLNSSLISDYSVITVKKGISGKPLYLPQHIEGDKNQIRTNPRLVIILEEGAELELIQSFSSSGKPAVFHNSVTEIIMNKNSRLDHLVLQEERDEAHVFNHLFIRQMTGSRYHGRNLINGGKLSRNEYHIALKEENCETQVDSLYLGKGERNHNSDVTVYHDAPLCTSRTESRAIALDKGMGTFRGYALIARDAQKSDAVQQFKTILLDDTAEINMEPQLEIWADDVKCSHGATVGSLDKKQLFYLQTRGFTEDQARRILLEAFASRLADGLDMGGIGPHIKEKISGLMEGLYE from the coding sequence ATGCCGGTTGATGTATTAGACTATAAAAAGACAAGAGCCGACCGGCTCGAACGCTCGGGATTACCCGATACGAAGACGGAGCGATGGCGGAAATTCGACATTTCTGCCATAACAGAAGCCGATTTTGCAGAAGCACCGCTTAAAACAGGGGAACCGTCTCCCCGGACAGTTTCGCAATGGGAAAACCTGACGGATAAAATTGAAATTCTCAACGGAAGCCTGAATCTGCCGGAAAAGGAAAAACAGGCTTTAGCCAGCCGTTTTTCCTTTGTCGAAAACAGGGATCAGATCGGTAAGGCCGGTGATGAGAGAGGGGCTTTCTTTTATGATCTCAACAGCTCGCTTATTTCGGATTATTCAGTCATTACTGTAAAAAAAGGGATAAGCGGTAAACCCCTTTATCTGCCTCAGCATATTGAAGGCGATAAAAATCAGATCAGAACCAACCCTCGGCTCGTTATTATCCTGGAAGAAGGGGCGGAACTGGAACTGATTCAAAGTTTTTCCAGTTCCGGTAAACCGGCTGTTTTCCACAACTCCGTAACGGAAATCATCATGAACAAAAACAGCAGGCTGGACCATCTGGTTCTCCAGGAGGAAAGGGATGAAGCCCATGTATTCAACCATCTGTTTATCAGACAGATGACCGGAAGCCGGTACCACGGGCGGAATCTTATAAACGGAGGGAAACTCAGCCGCAATGAATACCATATAGCGTTGAAAGAGGAAAACTGCGAAACACAAGTAGACAGCCTCTACCTGGGAAAGGGAGAGCGCAATCACAATAGCGATGTGACCGTTTATCACGACGCTCCGCTATGTACCAGCCGGACCGAATCGAGAGCCATAGCGCTTGATAAGGGAATGGGAACTTTCAGAGGATACGCTCTGATCGCCCGGGATGCCCAGAAAAGCGACGCGGTTCAGCAGTTCAAAACCATACTCCTCGATGATACGGCGGAAATCAATATGGAACCGCAGCTGGAAATCTGGGCCGATGATGTGAAATGCTCACATGGCGCCACAGTCGGAAGTCTGGATAAAAAACAGCTCTTTTATCTGCAGACCAGAGGCTTTACGGAAGACCAGGCCCGGAGAATCCTTCTTGAAGCCTTTGCTTCCCGTCTGGCCGACGGCCTGGACATGGGGGGAATCGGACCCCATATAAAAGAGAAGATATCCGGGCTCATGGAAGGGCTTTATGAATAG
- the sufC gene encoding Fe-S cluster assembly ATPase SufC: MLEIKDLHASVEGKEILKGISLKVNPGEVHAIMGPNGSGKSTLSQVIAGNPAYEVLSGEILYRGQDIQEMEAHERARAGLFLGFQYPVEIPGVTNIYFLKNALNAIRESNGEAPLDAYEFNEYLLQKMDEVGMSHELTRRAVNSGFSGGEKKRNEILQLLVLNPRLAILDETDSGLDIDALKTVAGGVEKFRNSENGVILVTHYQRLLDFIPPDFVHVLIDGKIVLSGDSKLALELESKGYNWVKEEEYAG; encoded by the coding sequence ATGTTAGAAATTAAAGATTTACACGCCTCGGTTGAGGGAAAAGAAATATTAAAAGGGATTTCCCTCAAGGTGAATCCCGGAGAAGTCCACGCGATAATGGGTCCTAACGGTTCGGGGAAAAGCACGCTGTCGCAGGTGATAGCAGGCAATCCCGCTTACGAAGTTCTTTCCGGGGAGATACTATACCGCGGTCAGGATATTCAGGAGATGGAAGCCCATGAAAGGGCCAGAGCCGGACTGTTTCTCGGGTTTCAATATCCCGTGGAGATCCCCGGTGTCACCAATATCTACTTCCTGAAAAATGCATTGAATGCCATCAGGGAATCCAATGGCGAAGCGCCGCTGGACGCCTACGAGTTCAATGAATATCTGCTTCAGAAAATGGATGAAGTGGGAATGAGTCATGAGCTGACAAGACGGGCCGTCAATTCGGGCTTTTCCGGCGGAGAGAAGAAGAGGAACGAGATCCTCCAGCTTCTGGTCCTCAACCCCCGTCTGGCCATTCTGGACGAAACCGATTCGGGACTGGATATCGATGCTCTGAAAACCGTTGCCGGCGGGGTGGAGAAATTCAGGAATTCTGAAAACGGCGTCATACTGGTCACCCACTATCAGAGGCTTCTCGATTTTATCCCCCCCGATTTCGTTCACGTTCTGATCGACGGAAAAATCGTTCTTTCGGGAGACAGCAAACTGGCTCTGGAATTGGAGTCGAAAGGTTACAACTGGGTGAAAGAGGAAGAATATGCCGGTTGA
- the sufB gene encoding Fe-S cluster assembly protein SufB, producing MTDKKNKIEEFTDSEYKWGFHTDIEQEMAPKGLNEDIIRLISKKKNEPEFLLDFRLKAYRHWLTMDQPNWSSMNVPAIDFNDIIYFAQPKKKKLNSLDEVDPEILETYKKLGIPLEEQKALSGVAVDAVFDSVSVATTYKEMLGEMGIIFCSFSEAVQTHPDLIKEYLGSVVPWRDNFFATLNSAVFTDGSFCYIPRGVKCPIELSTYFRINAKGTGQFERTLIIAEEGAEVSYLEGCTAPQRDENQLHAAVVELFAHKDAKIKYSTVQNWYPGDKNGKGGIFNFVTKRGKCHGDNSKISWTQVETGSALTWKYPSCILKGDNSTGEFYSIAVTNNYQQADTGTKMIHLGKNTNSTIISKGVSAGKARNSYRGLVRTGPAATNARNFSQCDSLLIGDRCGAHTFPYIDAKGSTATIEHEATTSKISDDQLFYLQQRGIEPEDAVTMIVNGFCKEVLNELPMEFAVEARKLLGVSLEGSVG from the coding sequence ATGACAGATAAAAAAAATAAAATAGAGGAATTCACCGACAGTGAATACAAATGGGGATTTCATACCGACATAGAGCAGGAAATGGCTCCCAAAGGTCTGAATGAAGATATAATACGCCTCATTTCAAAAAAGAAAAACGAACCGGAGTTTCTCCTCGACTTCCGGTTGAAAGCCTACAGACACTGGCTGACCATGGACCAGCCCAACTGGTCTTCCATGAATGTTCCCGCCATAGATTTTAACGATATCATCTATTTCGCCCAACCGAAGAAAAAGAAACTGAACAGCCTCGACGAAGTGGACCCGGAAATCCTGGAAACCTATAAAAAACTCGGCATCCCTCTGGAAGAGCAGAAAGCCCTTTCGGGAGTGGCGGTAGACGCCGTTTTCGACAGCGTCTCGGTCGCAACTACCTATAAGGAAATGCTCGGGGAAATGGGAATAATTTTCTGCAGTTTCTCCGAAGCGGTTCAGACCCATCCGGACCTGATAAAGGAGTATCTCGGGTCGGTTGTCCCCTGGCGGGACAATTTCTTCGCCACACTTAATTCCGCTGTCTTTACCGACGGTTCCTTCTGCTATATCCCCAGGGGAGTGAAATGCCCCATAGAGCTCTCCACCTATTTCAGAATCAATGCAAAAGGGACAGGTCAGTTTGAAAGGACCCTGATCATAGCGGAGGAAGGCGCTGAAGTCAGCTACCTGGAAGGATGTACAGCTCCGCAGAGAGATGAAAACCAGCTGCACGCCGCGGTTGTGGAACTTTTCGCTCACAAGGACGCGAAAATCAAATATTCCACAGTTCAGAATTGGTACCCCGGAGACAAAAACGGTAAAGGGGGAATTTTCAATTTCGTTACAAAGAGGGGAAAATGCCACGGAGACAATTCCAAGATATCCTGGACGCAGGTGGAAACCGGTTCGGCTCTGACCTGGAAATATCCGAGCTGTATCCTCAAAGGCGACAACTCCACAGGAGAATTCTATTCCATCGCCGTTACCAATAATTATCAGCAGGCCGACACGGGCACGAAGATGATCCATCTGGGTAAAAATACAAACAGCACCATAATTTCCAAAGGCGTCTCTGCGGGAAAAGCCCGCAATTCCTACAGGGGACTGGTGAGAACCGGTCCGGCTGCGACCAATGCCCGCAACTTTTCCCAGTGCGACTCGCTTCTGATAGGAGATCGGTGCGGAGCCCATACTTTTCCCTATATCGATGCCAAGGGAAGCACAGCTACGATCGAACACGAAGCGACGACATCGAAAATAAGCGACGACCAGCTCTTCTATCTGCAGCAGCGGGGAATAGAACCGGAAGATGCGGTGACCATGATCGTCAACGGATTCTGCAAGGAAGTTCTCAATGAACTGCCCATGGAGTTTGCCGTTGAAGCGCGGAAACTTCTCGGTGTCAGCCTCGAAGGATCTGTCGGGTGA
- a CDS encoding GntR family transcriptional regulator translates to MEELITRKSLSDQVHDHIKRMILSGELKGGERVPEASLSKLFGVSRTPLREALKKLSDYGLIYIKPRSYAEVVVISENEAKEIAEVRINLEILSAKLFSRHADPENYKALKEISRKCLEFNEQGDKAGAFEMDSLFHLSIARNCGNKVLYEIFEKLDARIQLLRLNQQLGPDSLKDYIKQHNVLISAMENREENLIESILNAHIMHDFHSATVS, encoded by the coding sequence ATGGAAGAATTAATAACCAGAAAAAGCCTGTCCGATCAGGTTCACGACCACATCAAGAGAATGATACTTTCCGGCGAACTCAAAGGCGGAGAAAGAGTGCCTGAAGCCTCACTCAGTAAACTTTTCGGCGTCAGCCGCACTCCGCTGCGTGAAGCTCTGAAAAAACTGAGCGACTACGGGCTGATTTATATAAAACCGAGAAGCTATGCCGAAGTCGTAGTTATCTCCGAAAATGAAGCGAAAGAAATTGCCGAGGTGAGAATCAATCTGGAAATTCTTTCCGCCAAACTTTTCAGCCGCCATGCCGATCCTGAAAACTACAAAGCTCTCAAAGAGATATCCCGGAAATGCCTTGAGTTCAATGAACAGGGAGATAAAGCCGGGGCATTTGAAATGGACAGTCTCTTTCATCTGAGTATAGCCCGTAACTGCGGAAATAAGGTCCTCTATGAAATCTTCGAGAAACTCGATGCCAGGATCCAGCTTCTCCGTCTCAATCAACAGCTCGGCCCGGATTCTCTGAAAGATTATATAAAGCAGCATAACGTCCTCATATCCGCTATGGAAAACAGGGAGGAGAATCTTATTGAATCGATTCTCAATGCTCATATCATGCATGATTTTCACAGTGCGACGGTTTCTTAA
- a CDS encoding tripartite tricarboxylate transporter substrate binding protein: MKKILTALLMTALVSGFAFAEGKQDSPEASGPWTPQKVVEWVVTSSAGGGSSIFTQTITEIIKNEGLVDQNIVINYKTDGGGAVGRRMVSTMKNEAHTLLTFNSGDLQPMVQMEGGDLDGLTPLAVMALDGQIILVNKNSEYKTINDIINALKNGKRMIMGGSKSDDEAIYNAMKKEVGGDMEYLRSDSTGEALTQLLGGHVDMAIAKPAASFDLVKSGELLPVVAAGGSRFADPFDAPTFKELGYDIEFEIYRGIVGPADMPAAAVEFWTEVFRKVSQSDSWKNDYISKFLLVSNFKGGDEARAYMQKFEDMYTGN; encoded by the coding sequence ATGAAAAAGATTTTAACTGCTTTACTTATGACAGCATTGGTTTCCGGTTTCGCCTTCGCTGAAGGGAAACAGGATTCACCCGAAGCCTCAGGTCCCTGGACCCCCCAGAAAGTTGTAGAATGGGTCGTGACATCCAGTGCCGGCGGTGGTTCATCCATCTTTACCCAGACAATTACTGAAATCATTAAAAACGAAGGGCTCGTAGATCAGAATATCGTCATCAACTACAAAACAGATGGTGGCGGAGCCGTTGGAAGAAGAATGGTCAGCACAATGAAAAATGAAGCTCACACTCTTCTCACTTTCAACTCCGGCGACCTTCAGCCTATGGTACAGATGGAAGGCGGTGACCTGGACGGACTGACTCCTCTAGCCGTTATGGCACTCGACGGTCAGATTATTCTAGTGAACAAAAACTCCGAATACAAAACTATCAACGATATAATCAACGCTCTGAAAAACGGAAAGAGAATGATTATGGGCGGTTCCAAATCCGATGACGAAGCTATCTATAATGCTATGAAAAAAGAAGTGGGCGGAGACATGGAATACCTCAGATCCGACTCGACCGGCGAAGCTCTCACTCAGCTTCTTGGCGGACATGTCGATATGGCTATTGCCAAACCCGCAGCTTCTTTCGACCTGGTTAAAAGCGGAGAACTCCTTCCTGTTGTTGCAGCCGGCGGAAGCAGATTTGCCGATCCTTTCGACGCTCCCACTTTCAAGGAACTTGGATACGATATCGAATTTGAAATCTACAGAGGAATTGTCGGTCCCGCCGATATGCCCGCTGCTGCCGTTGAATTCTGGACAGAAGTTTTCAGAAAAGTTTCACAGTCTGATTCATGGAAGAACGACTATATCAGCAAGTTCCTCCTCGTTTCCAATTTCAAAGGTGGAGACGAAGCCAGAGCGTACATGCAGAAATTTGAAGACATGTACACAGGGAACTAA
- a CDS encoding tripartite tricarboxylate transporter permease, which produces METFILLMQGFQTALTIQNFLAASIGALLGIIVGAMPGIGSLAGVALLLPLTFKFNPVTGIIMLSAIYYANMYGGSFSSILINIPGDSPAVMTALDGHPMALKGKPGKALFTANLSSFIGGTIGIIILTISGPALARLGLKFGPVEMAALLMVAMTSLSWLVGDNPTKGLVSTMIGIVLATVGFDIVVGTPRFNFGSLHLLGGISFIPLVIGMFGFSQVLQMMEPRDKNDSVDQKLTIKDSILSKEEIKRLLPPALRSSFLGTIIGILPGAGATTGSFLGYMLEKKIGKNKDKMGTGIVEGVASCEAANNAAAAGAFAPLLSLGIPGSGTGAVLLGGLLMYGLSPGPLLFQNEPEFTWGLIASLYVANVITLVVALSIIPFLIKILKVPTRIMVPIITTVCIMGAYSASNSLYGVLLMLGAGFVGFHLSKNNYPIAPLLLAFVLAPTLERDFRRSFLISDGSPLIFFQKPIAAGLMIFLILTIMTPLFKALIRRIRRSDKTSDSAKTAGQTK; this is translated from the coding sequence ATGGAAACTTTTATATTACTGATGCAGGGATTTCAAACAGCCCTGACCATACAGAACTTCCTGGCTGCCTCCATCGGAGCCCTTCTGGGAATCATTGTCGGAGCCATGCCGGGAATCGGCTCGCTCGCCGGAGTAGCACTGCTGCTTCCCCTGACTTTTAAATTCAACCCCGTTACGGGAATCATCATGCTGTCGGCCATCTACTACGCCAATATGTACGGAGGATCATTCAGTTCCATCCTTATAAATATACCAGGCGACAGCCCCGCTGTCATGACGGCTCTGGACGGCCACCCGATGGCATTGAAAGGGAAACCCGGTAAAGCCCTTTTTACCGCGAACCTGTCTTCATTCATAGGCGGAACGATCGGGATCATCATCCTGACGATTTCCGGTCCGGCCCTCGCACGGCTCGGCCTGAAGTTCGGTCCTGTCGAGATGGCTGCGCTGCTGATGGTGGCGATGACTTCCTTAAGCTGGCTCGTAGGAGACAACCCCACCAAGGGGCTGGTTTCCACCATGATCGGAATCGTCCTGGCAACAGTTGGTTTTGATATAGTCGTGGGAACGCCCCGATTCAATTTCGGTTCCCTCCACCTGCTCGGTGGAATTTCATTCATTCCTCTCGTAATCGGAATGTTCGGATTCTCTCAGGTTCTGCAGATGATGGAACCCCGTGACAAAAATGATTCGGTTGATCAGAAACTGACCATAAAGGATAGCATACTATCTAAAGAAGAGATTAAAAGACTTCTTCCCCCCGCTCTCCGGTCATCATTCCTGGGAACTATTATCGGGATTCTTCCCGGTGCAGGCGCAACTACCGGATCTTTCCTGGGATATATGCTGGAGAAGAAGATAGGAAAAAACAAGGATAAAATGGGTACGGGAATCGTCGAAGGTGTGGCATCGTGCGAAGCGGCAAACAACGCTGCAGCAGCCGGAGCCTTTGCCCCTCTCCTTTCTCTTGGAATTCCCGGGTCGGGAACAGGAGCCGTTCTACTGGGTGGTTTGCTTATGTATGGACTGAGTCCCGGACCACTCCTTTTTCAGAACGAACCGGAATTCACCTGGGGGCTGATCGCCTCTCTCTATGTAGCCAACGTGATTACTCTTGTGGTAGCTCTGTCCATCATTCCCTTTCTGATAAAAATACTCAAAGTTCCCACGAGAATCATGGTACCCATTATCACAACCGTGTGCATTATGGGAGCTTACAGCGCGAGCAACTCGCTTTACGGAGTGCTCCTTATGCTGGGAGCCGGTTTCGTCGGGTTTCATCTGAGCAAGAACAACTACCCCATTGCCCCTCTTCTGCTGGCTTTTGTACTGGCTCCCACTCTGGAGAGGGATTTCAGAAGATCCTTCCTTATTTCTGACGGAAGCCCTCTGATCTTTTTCCAGAAGCCCATAGCAGCGGGATTAATGATCTTTCTTATCCTCACTATTATGACCCCTTTGTTCAAAGCTCTGATCCGCAGGATCAGAAGATCGGATAAAACATCAGATTCGGCTAAAACAGCCGGACAAACTAAGTGA
- a CDS encoding tripartite tricarboxylate transporter TctB family protein: MKTIKINTRAAIPVFTFAVGIIWVLYGLKNYGWWGNNGPASGFFPAIVGVILAGISIIAFIDGAKLEAPEYFKASYHPFLAAVVTIIAAMVIGFFPALLLYILGWLKLYEKYNWKLSLSVSVITTAACYGIFVMWLQVPFPAGFVFDLILG; this comes from the coding sequence ATGAAGACAATAAAAATAAATACAAGGGCTGCCATCCCGGTCTTCACGTTTGCCGTGGGAATAATCTGGGTCCTTTACGGACTGAAAAACTACGGTTGGTGGGGCAATAACGGCCCGGCTAGCGGGTTCTTTCCCGCCATAGTCGGTGTCATTCTGGCGGGAATCAGCATCATTGCTTTTATTGATGGAGCGAAACTGGAAGCTCCTGAATATTTCAAGGCCAGCTACCACCCTTTTCTGGCAGCGGTTGTGACTATTATCGCAGCCATGGTTATCGGTTTTTTCCCGGCGCTTCTGCTCTATATACTGGGCTGGCTGAAACTGTATGAGAAATACAACTGGAAGCTGTCGCTTTCCGTCTCGGTAATCACCACAGCCGCCTGTTACGGTATTTTCGTTATGTGGCTGCAGGTTCCTTTCCCTGCAGGATTTGTATTCGATCTTATACTAGGATAG